GTTTTGACGGCGAGGAAAAACTGAGCAGAAActtgattttctgaattggtcgatagacgcgtcgatattGGTCGAAGCGTTGGGGAAATCGATGAGAGAAAATCGTGCTGGCTTTATCCGGCATGGTTtgatctttgaagaaaatcgagCAAGCTAACTTATGAGAATTAGGTTGCTAGTTCGACTAAGGGAGCTTGTTACAGTGATCAATTTAGTTTGATCAGCCAGCGCAAGTTGgttgataaaattgacaaatgaGTTTCTACGCATTTGGCTTTGGCCGGCATGGTCAAGTCAACGAACGGTGGATCTTACATCTGACGGCTTTATTCGGCAATGTCAGGTTAACTATGGGTTCCCGGAGCTGAGGTCGAACTGAGCGCAGTGCTCGGGAAGTTCCGACGGGATCCTAAGACTCGGCTGGGAAACGGGAATAGTTACCCCACTAGGCGTAGGTATTACGGGATCAATTATTGACGAATAAAAGATCATTGATCATTGTTGCTGCAGCAAGTTTCAGAATGTGCAGAATCACCTGATTCGGAGGCATTGTTCGTCTgggaaaacaaaggaaaatggtggctgcattttctggtcTGGGAATCGTTGTGCAGGAAATTTACTGTAGTCAGgacagatatatatagtagTGTCTCTGCCCTGAGTGTCTTATGACTGATACTTCgctttgaaatatggattAAAACGAAAAACGAGTTTCTAACGAGTTAACGaattaacaagaaaattaactGTTTCTACaagaattgttgatttttgttAGTGATCTTACAAGACtatatttgatacaaaGCACTTAAGTATTGACAAGCTTAAGTTATCTGAGGACACGTTATATAATAGTATATAGCACAGGTAACACGActcaataaaggaaaatttgaggagggcaaatttatcacctatgagttataataatgtttcatatgttaataacgcataaaggttcaactggtatttgatttataatatgtgaatcaaattaatgttcagacagatagaagaaataattcgcggggaaatttttcctgtgaaataaatttctccctaatctactttcggctgagaatgacctattccacttctgcggaaaaatatctcttatatgtatgtactactttttccttatatactatgtgtctcttagaagggacgacgactttattgtgtaatttgcaatacatattcatataaggaaatccatcttgaagtgaaccttcagctgaaaccaagagtaaccttcgggttctcactggattacaaacgtgttcgtaaggaccctattttgttatgggggtcattctatgcaacagaagtcttttctatatccgaactatatggccaatcccgttcataaccttgggcatctgcgcgctcggtagtgctacggcacagagatatgtgagcaattaagtagatacaaatgtcacacgggatttatatactctgacaaaATATAATAGTTCATAGAGAGCGatgagataagagatatgaaaggatacgaaaagtatcagataacaatcttattaatctgtcggacatatgagaatattacctagtattaggtaatctattattatatgtcattagatttatttgttttgagatctgaacttattctaaaataacgaagatttagaataatatctaatagagacaatcctggataaaatgcactaactgtgtatgttagggaatcagcagaaaaataattatgcgcgatcataattctgtttctgagaattaaattttttttttttattatgtatgattacctcactttattttcctttttatttttactttactttacctctttttatataacttgtttcttctacgaagggacgagacccgatagcctattttgcaatacaactagttcgactccactttgatggtaacagagtaaaggaagtaaattcattttcttctatggtgatacatacacaattgttagaatgttaaaggcattaacattatcacacagaccacttggtacatttatatccacccacttaggtaaccgaccttacaattgtctgaatctccccgactgctaggttcttattagttctattaaagaaggagtttgatagctaaagcccgggagtaactcataaggtctctcttaactccgacataatctattatatatctttagacggatttggtaatcatctaaagaatccttatacttcaggttattgaaaataatattttgttaccttcagtccgaccATTTACAAAAACCCTGTAGATGCGCGAGTGGTTTAGTGGTAAAATTCACCGTTGCCATCGATGAGCCCCCAGTTCGATTCCGGGCTCGCGCataataattttttattattcaatAATTTGACTTTTCGAAAGTATTCTAACAggtgtattttttttaaggaAGGATCAGACAATTGTTTATTGTCCGCTAAGAAAACTCTTGTTGAGGAATACGTGAGTACATGTGAATTTTTACGTCTATTAGCGAATAGTGTCTCTCAACTGGTATTTAAttcatacataataaaataaaaaaccAGGTTTATAAAAAWTTTCTTTAAAATAAGCTTTCTTATACATATGAAAGGTAAACTAGGTATGTATACCACACAAGGTTTACATATTTTGGGTAAAGACCAGTCATCCAACAACTTCAATGTTACAGTGCTTTGATTGTAGATACtttgcttcatttttttggaaaaggcTAAGTAAGGATCTAACATAAATTTTGTGATAATGGTCGACTTCCTGGTCAGTTACAGGATCACCGGGAACATTTCCAAATAATCTTTTCACACATATTGGCTTTCCGACAACGACATTGATAGGACTGCGATTCGGAAGTAATCCAAAATCATAATTAAAAATCCCTCTTgaccaaaaaaatgggaGAGTAAAACCAAATCCActcttaattttttcctgaAGAGCATGAAGTGCTCGGgataaataagaaataaacaaatTATAATGAAGACCCTTTTCAATATGATTCTTAGGATCATACGAATTATAGACATCTGTTTCACCAAAACCATAGACAGGAACTAAGCATATATCTGTGTCTGTTGGATGGGCTTTGCAGTACGTACCAGTACCAGTCATCTCGAGCGCTAAACGAATGAACCCCTTTCTTCGATTCAATATTAGTGAGTTCGATCCTGGATGCGATAACAAGCTTTCCGAGGCACCACCGATTACAATTGCAACACTTCTATCACGGTCCAATAAAGCCTGTATACCCTGCTTTGTAACCAATCCAACACCGGAAGCAGTTAGGTAGTTTCTGTAGAAAGGTAACATAAATTGACTGGCAAGTGTCAGCAAAAAACATTCGATACCTGGGAAGATTGTAGTGGTTCCTAAGCCATCACCCATGAAAGCACCGCAAATACCAAATGCAATGATACCATGGGGATGATAGCCAAAAATATACCTTGGACCCGATCGTTGTTTGGAGACCTTTATTTCAGGATTCTTTGCAACAAGGTGGGTCCTTTCAAACCACTTTAAAAGAGTGCTCGGCAAAAAACGAAGGATGCGTGGGTAGCGATATCGTTTTACAGTAATTTGTTTGAATGTTGGCTTTAATTCAACCGTTTTATGGATTCTTATCGGGAAATAATCGCACATATGTTTATAATACGATGATCGACAAAGCCACCCACTTTTCTTATTGATACACTCTCCAGTGATAAGTGATTTGTCAAAGATATACTCATGAATTGTATAGAATATTAAGAATGGCCAAGAGCATGGAATAGTCCACATGAAAAAGTATAACCAAGGCAATAAAAGGATACTACtgcaatgaagaaaaatgcatAACGTTtccaccttcttcttccatgACACTTTTGATAAGCATGTATGTGTCCGTCCTTTTGACACACCTGCCTGATTAACAACGCCATTACGGACATCCATCTTTAACCccatatttccattttaaTTCCAATATAAATGATAGCACTTTACGCCAATAAATGATGATGCCAAAATCTGAATGTTTCGTAATACCTTTTCTTTAACTTCGTGCGTAAAAAGCAAGACTTAAATAGATAGGCAAGGAACGCGAATATTAGACGTTTTACCAAAATGTATCTACGATATATTAAGAAACTTGGATTTGATGCTTTTAAAAGTACGTGACGAGACTCTATATTTCTTGCATAGGAAAACTACatgaaagaataaattttttttttttttggaaaatatttattgtcGATTGACGCGACTATTTTCATGACCAAATGGATGGTAGAACAAAAGTTCAACAAATGCCCACCGTCAAACAACGCTAGAACCGGAGAGAAGAGAACATtggaaaataataatacgGTTGTATGTGTTGAAATGATTATTTGTAAAACAAAAGGACCATAGAAAAAAGAGTGAACATTGGCATTGTCAAatggaacaaaaagaaggttGGTTCTCAGTGTGACATCGGGCATTAAAATTACACCATAACACCAATCTTTATGGTacaaatgaataaatttaaaggACAAGCTAATatacattatttatttagaAACTGTTCGTCGAGAAAAGCTCAAGAAAATATTCGAGAAGATCCCAGCTACCAGTAATATTTATACATGCCTCCGCAAACGCCAACTTTCAGACGATCGAAAGCAGCAGTCCTTTGCTTTGTTGCTAATGgacttcttcattttatatAGCGAAACGGATTggatggggaaaaaagcacaacAGATGATAAGTACCATTATAGAAAATGtaacaaagaaagaaagaaaaaaaaaaagaggaaagatAGTATGTTACAGAACCGCGTACAAAAAGTTGAACAGAGCGGATTGATCATATCAAAGGGAGAACACCCAGTTATGCATATGTCACTCAACAATGTTGAGACTTTTATCCCATTTCGCAAGGtacttctctttattttcttcaaataagGCTATCAAATTTTGCACATAAAGTTTGTGGTAATACAGAACTTCCTTATCAGTTACAGCATCACCGGGTTTTCTTCCGAAAAGTCGTTTGACCGGAATAGGACGGCCGAAAACGACGTTTATAGGGCGccgaaaaggaagaaagccGAAGTCATAATTAAATAGACCACGTGAAATGACCACCGGAAGAGTAAAACCACTTCTTCGCTTCAACCATAGTTGTaaaaacttcaaaaagCGTCTTAAATAACCATCGTTTTCATTTGTCGGCTCACCATTTGTATAGTAAACGtcataaatattattttctccAAAACCATAAACAGGAACAAGggaaatatcatcatcagccGATTCTGTTATAGGATGGTCAGAACTTCCACACATCTCAAGGGCTAATTTGATaaatccttttcttctgtttAAAACAATGCTATTGAGTCCTGGCCTAGAATAAAGACTTTCCTCGGCACCACCAACGACTATCAAGACACTGTAGTCCTGCTTTAGAATTGcctttaaattttgttttgtaACGCTTGTCACACCAAGACTCATAAGGTAATCCCGGTAAAAAGGAAGTCTAAACTGATTTATCAAGG
This portion of the Brettanomyces bruxellensis chromosome 1, complete sequence genome encodes:
- a CDS encoding uncharacterized protein (BUSCO:EOG09261G92) — its product is MCDYFPIRIHKTVELKPTFKQITVKRYRYPRILRFLPSTLLKWFERTHLVAKNPEIKVSKQRSGPRYIFGYHPHGIIAFGICGAFMGDGLGTTTIFPGIECFLLTLASQFMLPFYRNYLTASGVGLVTKQGIQALLDRDRSVAIVIGGASESLLSHPGSNSLILNRRKGFIRLALEMTGTGTYCKAHPTDTDICLVPVYGFGETDVYNSYDPKNHIEKGLHYNLFISYLSRALHALQEKIKSGFGFTLPFFWSRGIFNYDFGLLPNRSPINVVVGKPICVKRLFGNVPGDPVTDQEVDHYHKIYVRSLLSLFQKNEAKYLQSKHCNIEVVG
- a CDS encoding uncharacterized protein (BUSCO:EOG09261G92), coding for MIQERVRTGPKYIFGYHPHGIIAMGVTGGFTMEGAGISNFLPGIRCFVSTLINQFRLPFYRDYLMSLGVTSVTKQNLKAILKQDYSVLIVVGGAEESLYSRPGLNSIVLNRRKGFIKLALEMCGSSDHPITESADDDISLVPVYGFGENNIYDVYYTNGEPTNENDGYLRRFLKFLQLWLKRRSGFTLPVVISRGLFNYDFGFLPFRRPINVVFGRPIPVKRLFGRKPGDAVTDKEVLYYHKLYVQNLIALFEENKEKYLAKWDKSLNIVE